The Chryseobacterium sp. 52 genome includes a region encoding these proteins:
- a CDS encoding reprolysin-like metallopeptidase, protein MKKRILLVCALAGSLASLNAQRWSPASQKTSEIRKEVEVQYSYKVDLASLRNLLKDAVETGKGAKAVIVSLPTAEGKIEKFAVYSNPVVVQSMADRYQLGSYVGVGVDDPSKYVRFSTAPTELQSMIIKDGVFQFIEPITTDKQTYGVFYKTKKTASDNGFECSTEEKEIIKDIKALEANGKKNLSNLGVTSRPAITKYRTYRLALSTSGEYTKKFDPSGGTVNTVVQMNATMTRVNGIFEKEFGIKAIIQDLPAILYTDPATDPYTNNLNLQLQQTLTNIVGNANYDMGHVFNAAGGNGNAGSIASTCVNPATTTSLAKGSAFTQNTNPTGDLFDIDYAAHEMGHQLGANHTFSHVSEGSGVNIEPGGGTTIMGYAGITGDNVQNTTDAYFHYSSINQILNSLDGKNSCGTSETITTNTAPVIAALPAYNIPKGTAYYLDASATDTDAIKYSWEQYDSVDSYNSISGDSGWGYSAQGALTRSYFGTASGRRYFPSLPLVMSGVLTNKTVFGSATSPSWETVSYVPRILHYAVTVRDENVGRPMLSSSETTVTVGNDGPFKFSGLTTSTTLYNNASNTISWDVASTNVAPYNATNVKIEYTTDLVNGATWTELVASTPNTGSYTAQMPASLTGAVKLKISAIGNVFYAVSPQLTVGTAPTSTTAAPTGVFALKSEIFKTTTRLSWNSVPGATYSINYRKVGQTNWLNATSPTSSVVLSGLEDESNYEAQVAAVVNTVPGAFSSNYAFKTKGLTTGVDYCLMTTGGNSFASFSYNSGMAQMNISNLAYSQLTYKTIFSTYQDFTEDATKIINLTKGTQYTLSYFNVGNTTATYNDNMEVWIDYNRNGVFETSEKVGSVSTVPPSSGQYTGTLSFTVPATAYSGDKLLRMRVANSFFNKATGPCGFPSVPVNGGGVISQGSFKDFSVKITSGLAVNDVNGPKTSEVSIYPNPADTFVEVKNLKGKADYSIFSADGRLVQQGQTDGNNRINVASLIKGMYVITLKDEKNTYNTKLIKK, encoded by the coding sequence ATGAAAAAAAGAATTTTACTAGTTTGTGCATTGGCAGGTAGTTTAGCCAGCTTAAATGCACAGAGGTGGTCACCTGCCTCACAAAAAACTTCTGAAATCAGAAAGGAAGTTGAAGTTCAGTACTCTTACAAAGTAGATCTTGCATCACTTAGAAATCTTTTAAAAGATGCAGTAGAAACAGGTAAAGGCGCAAAAGCGGTTATTGTTTCTCTTCCTACAGCAGAGGGAAAAATTGAGAAATTTGCGGTATACAGTAATCCGGTTGTAGTACAGTCTATGGCGGACAGATATCAGTTAGGTTCTTATGTAGGAGTAGGGGTAGATGATCCTTCCAAGTATGTAAGATTCAGTACGGCACCAACAGAATTGCAGTCTATGATCATCAAAGATGGTGTATTCCAGTTCATTGAGCCGATCACTACAGATAAGCAGACTTACGGAGTATTCTATAAAACGAAAAAAACGGCAAGTGATAACGGATTTGAATGTTCTACAGAAGAAAAAGAGATTATTAAGGATATCAAGGCGTTGGAAGCTAACGGTAAAAAGAACCTTTCTAACTTAGGAGTGACCAGCAGACCTGCTATTACAAAATACAGAACATACAGACTGGCGCTTTCTACTTCAGGGGAATACACAAAGAAATTTGACCCTTCAGGAGGTACTGTAAATACAGTGGTTCAGATGAATGCTACGATGACTCGTGTAAACGGTATTTTTGAAAAAGAATTCGGTATTAAAGCGATCATTCAGGATCTTCCGGCTATCTTATACACAGATCCTGCAACAGATCCATATACAAATAACTTAAACCTTCAGCTTCAGCAGACTTTAACTAATATAGTTGGTAATGCCAATTATGACATGGGACACGTGTTCAATGCTGCAGGAGGAAACGGGAATGCCGGTTCTATTGCATCAACATGTGTAAACCCTGCAACTACAACTTCTTTAGCGAAAGGTTCTGCATTTACTCAAAATACAAATCCAACAGGAGACCTTTTTGATATTGATTATGCTGCTCACGAAATGGGACACCAGTTGGGAGCTAACCATACATTCTCTCACGTTTCAGAAGGATCAGGTGTAAACATTGAACCGGGTGGTGGTACAACAATCATGGGATATGCAGGAATTACAGGAGATAACGTACAGAATACAACTGATGCTTATTTCCATTATTCTTCCATTAATCAGATTTTGAACAGCCTTGATGGTAAAAATAGTTGTGGAACTTCAGAAACGATTACAACAAATACAGCGCCTGTAATTGCAGCTCTTCCTGCTTACAATATTCCTAAAGGTACTGCCTATTATTTAGATGCATCTGCTACAGATACTGATGCTATTAAGTATTCTTGGGAACAGTATGACAGTGTTGATTCTTACAATTCTATCTCTGGTGACAGCGGATGGGGGTACAGTGCACAGGGAGCTTTAACAAGATCTTATTTCGGAACAGCAAGCGGAAGAAGATATTTCCCAAGCTTACCATTAGTAATGAGCGGAGTTCTTACTAATAAAACGGTCTTCGGAAGTGCTACAAGTCCAAGTTGGGAAACAGTATCTTACGTTCCTAGAATTTTACATTATGCAGTGACTGTAAGAGATGAGAATGTAGGAAGACCTATGCTTTCTTCTTCTGAAACTACAGTTACCGTTGGAAATGACGGGCCGTTTAAATTTTCAGGACTTACAACTTCTACAACGTTGTATAACAATGCCTCTAATACAATCTCATGGGATGTTGCCAGCACAAATGTAGCGCCTTATAATGCGACCAACGTAAAAATTGAGTACACTACAGATCTTGTAAACGGAGCAACGTGGACAGAATTGGTAGCTTCTACTCCAAATACAGGAAGCTATACTGCACAAATGCCGGCTAGTTTAACAGGAGCTGTTAAACTTAAGATTTCTGCCATCGGAAATGTATTCTACGCAGTGTCTCCACAATTAACTGTAGGTACAGCACCTACTTCTACTACAGCAGCGCCAACAGGTGTTTTTGCTTTAAAATCTGAGATTTTTAAAACGACAACCAGACTGTCTTGGAACAGTGTACCTGGAGCTACATACTCTATTAATTACAGAAAAGTTGGACAAACCAACTGGTTAAATGCAACAAGCCCTACAAGCTCTGTTGTCCTTAGCGGTCTTGAAGATGAATCTAATTATGAGGCTCAGGTTGCAGCGGTTGTAAACACTGTGCCGGGAGCATTCTCATCAAACTATGCTTTCAAAACAAAAGGTCTTACAACAGGGGTAGATTACTGTTTAATGACGACTGGAGGAAATAGTTTTGCCAGCTTTAGCTATAACAGTGGAATGGCTCAAATGAACATCTCTAACCTGGCATATTCACAATTGACTTATAAGACTATTTTCAGTACTTATCAGGATTTTACTGAAGATGCAACGAAAATAATTAATTTAACGAAAGGAACGCAATACACACTTTCTTATTTCAACGTAGGTAACACAACTGCTACTTATAATGATAACATGGAAGTATGGATTGATTATAACAGAAATGGTGTTTTTGAAACTTCTGAGAAAGTAGGTTCTGTAAGTACAGTTCCACCTAGTAGTGGTCAATATACAGGAACACTTTCATTTACCGTTCCTGCTACAGCTTATTCAGGAGATAAATTGTTAAGAATGCGAGTGGCAAATTCTTTCTTTAACAAGGCTACTGGGCCATGTGGATTCCCTTCAGTTCCTGTAAACGGAGGAGGAGTTATTTCACAAGGTTCATTTAAAGACTTCTCTGTGAAAATCACAAGCGGATTGGCAGTAAATGATGTAAACGGTCCAAAAACATCTGAAGTTTCTATCTATCCAAACCCTGCAGATACTTTCGTAGAAGTTAAAAACCTGAAAGGAAAAGCTGATTACAGCATCTTCAGTGCAGACGGAAGATTAGTTCAGCAAGGTCAGACTGATGGTAACAACAGAATTAATGTTGCATCATTGATCAAAGGAATGTATGTGATCACTCTGAAAGATGAGAAAAATACATACAATACTAAACTTATCAAAAAATAA
- the scpA gene encoding methylmalonyl-CoA mutase codes for MRKTISVKTPDFNVEPQEREIYQFEKDGLELKSSYTQKDVKNESLTQTSPGIAPYLRGPYSTMYVQKPWTVRQYAGFSTAEESNAFYRRNLAAGQKGLSVAFDLATHRGYDSDHSRVVGDVGKAGVAIDSVEDMKILFNEIPLDQISVSMTMNGAVLPILSFYIVAAEEQGVKQELLSGTIQNDILKEFMVRNTYIYPPAPSMKIIADIFEYTAQNIPKFNSISISGYHMQEAGATPVLEMAYTLADGLEYVRTGIKAGMNVDDFAPRLSFFWAIGMNHFMEIAKMRAARYIWATLLKQFNPQNPKSLALRTHSQTSGWSLTEQEPFNNITRTAIEALSSALGGTQSLHTNALDEAIALPTDYSAKIARNTQIILQQESGICDVVDPMGGSNLVESLTQQMIEEAMKYIEEVEQEGGMTKAIEAGIPKMRIEEAAAKKQAKIDSGEEFIIGVNSFRTSLKQDGIEILDIDNTEVRRKQIERLEKIKAERNSEAVTQILDEIRESAKTGKGNLLALCIEAAKRRVTLGEMSDAMEETFGRYKANIRTISGVYAMNAGKNEYFEKALHLTQKFEEAEGRRPRLMVAKMGQDGHDRGAKVVATAFADMGFDVDVAPLFQTPEEVAKQAVENDIHILGVSSLAAGHKTLVPQVVEELKKLGADDVTIVVGGVIPQQDYEFLYANGADFIFGPGTNLPKCAVEILQKFLEN; via the coding sequence ATGCGAAAGACAATTTCTGTGAAAACCCCGGATTTTAATGTAGAGCCTCAGGAAAGAGAGATCTATCAATTTGAAAAAGACGGATTAGAGTTAAAATCATCTTATACCCAAAAAGATGTTAAAAATGAATCTTTAACACAGACTTCTCCAGGAATTGCACCCTATCTCAGAGGCCCGTATTCCACGATGTATGTACAGAAGCCATGGACGGTCAGACAATATGCCGGTTTCTCTACCGCAGAAGAATCCAATGCATTTTACAGAAGAAACCTGGCGGCAGGGCAGAAAGGGCTTTCAGTAGCCTTTGACCTGGCAACACACAGAGGATATGATTCCGATCACTCAAGGGTGGTAGGCGACGTAGGTAAAGCAGGGGTAGCCATTGATTCTGTTGAAGATATGAAGATCTTGTTCAATGAGATCCCGTTAGATCAGATTTCAGTATCCATGACGATGAACGGAGCCGTACTTCCTATTTTGTCTTTCTATATCGTTGCAGCCGAAGAACAGGGCGTAAAGCAGGAATTGCTTTCAGGAACCATTCAGAATGATATTCTGAAAGAATTCATGGTAAGAAATACCTACATCTATCCGCCGGCTCCTTCCATGAAGATCATCGCAGATATCTTTGAATATACCGCACAGAACATTCCGAAATTCAACTCTATTTCTATCTCAGGATACCATATGCAGGAAGCAGGTGCCACTCCCGTACTGGAAATGGCCTATACCCTTGCAGACGGTCTTGAATATGTAAGAACGGGAATTAAAGCAGGAATGAATGTAGATGATTTTGCCCCAAGACTCTCTTTTTTCTGGGCTATTGGGATGAATCACTTTATGGAAATTGCAAAAATGCGCGCCGCAAGATATATTTGGGCGACTCTTTTAAAACAGTTCAATCCGCAGAATCCAAAATCTTTAGCACTAAGAACGCACTCTCAGACCTCGGGATGGTCGCTTACAGAACAGGAACCATTTAATAATATTACAAGAACAGCTATTGAAGCCCTTTCTTCTGCTTTAGGAGGAACACAGTCCCTGCATACCAATGCACTGGATGAAGCCATTGCACTTCCTACAGACTATTCAGCAAAGATCGCAAGGAATACCCAGATTATCCTGCAGCAGGAAAGTGGAATCTGCGATGTTGTAGACCCTATGGGGGGAAGCAATCTTGTAGAAAGTCTTACCCAGCAGATGATCGAAGAGGCAATGAAATACATTGAAGAGGTAGAACAGGAAGGCGGAATGACAAAAGCGATTGAAGCAGGAATTCCAAAAATGAGAATTGAAGAAGCTGCAGCTAAAAAGCAGGCTAAAATCGACAGTGGTGAAGAATTTATTATTGGAGTAAACTCGTTCAGAACCAGTTTGAAACAGGACGGAATTGAAATCCTGGATATTGATAATACAGAAGTCCGCAGAAAACAGATCGAAAGACTGGAAAAAATAAAAGCAGAAAGAAATTCCGAAGCCGTTACGCAAATACTGGATGAAATCCGTGAAAGTGCAAAAACAGGAAAAGGAAATCTTCTGGCGTTATGTATTGAAGCCGCAAAAAGAAGAGTAACCCTTGGCGAAATGAGCGATGCCATGGAAGAAACTTTTGGAAGATATAAAGCTAATATTAGAACAATCTCTGGAGTATATGCTATGAATGCCGGGAAAAACGAATATTTTGAGAAAGCCCTTCATCTGACCCAGAAATTTGAAGAAGCAGAAGGCCGCCGCCCAAGATTAATGGTCGCCAAAATGGGTCAGGACGGACATGACAGAGGGGCTAAAGTTGTGGCTACCGCTTTCGCTGATATGGGATTTGATGTCGATGTGGCACCATTGTTCCAGACTCCCGAAGAAGTGGCAAAACAGGCCGTAGAAAATGATATCCACATCCTTGGAGTGTCCTCTCTTGCAGCAGGCCATAAAACATTGGTTCCGCAGGTGGTGGAAGAGCTCAAAAAATTGGGAGCCGATGACGTAACAATTGTTGTAGGAGGTGTTATTCCGCAGCAGGATTATGAATTCCTGTATGCCAATGGAGCAGATTTTATTTTTGGACCAGGAACCAATCTTCCGAAATGTGCCGTTGAAATCCTACAGAAATTCTTAGAGAATTAA
- a CDS encoding M28 family peptidase: MNFKNITKPAANKIIIFAGLIFIALFCFAADSKNKPVQKSPVPADINLVKSHLTALTQTPEFRNYKNIDQLNTVADYIQKNLSKYGDSTTFQEYPVEGKIYKNVITSFGTENKKRIIIGAHYDVCGDQQGADDNATGVTALLELGRMLKGQKLNYRIDLVAYTLEEPPYFRTENMGSYIHAKYLKDHHIDVYGMASVEMIGYFRDEKDSQSYPLGILSWVYGDKGDFITLVKKFGAGNFVNNFTGNFKEANQIKTETFTAPKLVKGTDFSDHLNYWKFGYSALMITDTSFFRNKNYHETTDTIETLDFQRMTKVIDGIFLSLIHLK; encoded by the coding sequence ATGAATTTTAAAAACATAACAAAGCCTGCAGCAAATAAGATTATTATTTTTGCAGGCTTAATTTTTATAGCTCTGTTTTGTTTCGCGGCAGATTCTAAAAATAAGCCGGTTCAGAAATCTCCCGTGCCCGCCGATATTAATCTGGTTAAAAGTCATCTGACAGCCCTTACACAAACTCCGGAATTCAGGAATTATAAAAATATTGACCAGCTGAACACTGTTGCAGACTATATTCAGAAAAATCTCAGCAAATATGGAGACAGTACAACCTTTCAGGAATATCCTGTTGAAGGTAAAATCTATAAAAATGTAATCACTTCTTTCGGTACAGAAAACAAAAAAAGAATCATTATTGGAGCCCATTATGACGTTTGCGGAGATCAGCAGGGAGCAGACGACAATGCTACAGGAGTTACCGCTCTTTTAGAGTTAGGAAGGATGCTGAAAGGTCAGAAGCTCAACTACAGAATAGACCTTGTAGCGTATACCCTGGAAGAACCTCCCTATTTCAGAACCGAAAATATGGGAAGCTATATTCATGCTAAATATTTAAAAGATCATCACATCGATGTATACGGAATGGCAAGTGTAGAAATGATAGGTTATTTCAGGGATGAAAAAGACTCACAAAGCTATCCATTAGGAATTTTGTCATGGGTGTATGGTGATAAAGGAGATTTTATTACCCTTGTCAAAAAGTTTGGAGCCGGAAATTTTGTAAATAATTTCACGGGTAATTTTAAAGAAGCAAACCAGATAAAAACAGAAACTTTTACAGCCCCGAAATTGGTGAAAGGAACTGATTTTTCGGATCATCTCAACTATTGGAAATTCGGATATTCTGCCCTGATGATCACAGATACGTCATTTTTCAGGAATAAAAATTATCATGAAACCACAGACACGATAGAAACACTGGATTTTCAGAGAATGACCAAAGTAATAGACGGTATTTTTCTAAGCCTGATTCACTTGAAATGA
- a CDS encoding RtcB family protein, translated as MGNLKLKGKDILKLGYPNNQSVNVALEVMKRNFATKNIHHVKSLLKEILLNPENFEKDLTFGQIAESLLSSRKTEKRMLSTQRASFQIFGNNISEEAKNQLYTALKLPISTQGALMPDAHSGYGLPIGGVLAVENAVIPYGVGMDIGCRMSLSILDIPVSYLDGARDKYEKALAEHTKFGMYETHKSHIDHEIFERDTFDMIPILRRLKGKAIKQMGSSGGGNHFVEFGEVEITEEEEQIGLPKGKYLGILSHSGSRGLGAEIAQYYSRVATDQCPLPKEAQQFAWLDLNTHLGLEYWTAMNLAGDYASACHDDIHRRLVRTVGGRVRARIENHHNFAWKEIHNGKEVIVHRKGATPANENELGMIPGSMTAKGFIVRGKGNPDALNSASHGAGRAHSRGECRNLFTQNDIKKELKLKKVTLMGGNTEEAPMAYKDINEVMNAQSELVDILGTFQPRIVRMDK; from the coding sequence ATGGGAAATTTAAAACTAAAAGGAAAAGATATATTAAAACTCGGCTATCCAAATAATCAAAGCGTCAATGTAGCGCTGGAAGTCATGAAAAGAAATTTTGCAACGAAAAATATTCACCATGTAAAATCTCTTTTAAAAGAAATTCTCCTGAATCCGGAGAACTTTGAAAAAGACCTGACTTTCGGACAGATTGCAGAATCGCTGCTTTCATCCAGAAAAACAGAAAAAAGAATGCTTAGTACCCAGCGTGCTTCCTTTCAGATCTTTGGAAACAATATCTCTGAAGAAGCCAAAAACCAGCTGTATACAGCTCTGAAATTGCCAATTTCAACTCAGGGAGCCCTAATGCCGGATGCACACAGTGGCTACGGGCTGCCGATAGGAGGTGTTCTTGCTGTAGAAAATGCAGTTATCCCTTACGGAGTAGGAATGGATATTGGCTGCAGGATGAGCCTGAGCATTTTGGATATCCCCGTTTCATATCTTGACGGAGCAAGAGATAAATATGAAAAAGCTCTTGCTGAACACACCAAATTCGGGATGTATGAGACCCATAAATCTCATATTGATCATGAAATCTTTGAAAGAGATACCTTCGATATGATCCCGATTTTGAGAAGATTAAAAGGAAAAGCCATTAAGCAGATGGGATCGTCTGGTGGCGGAAATCACTTTGTGGAATTCGGTGAAGTAGAAATTACGGAAGAAGAGGAACAGATTGGTCTGCCGAAAGGAAAATACCTTGGAATACTTTCACACAGTGGTTCCAGAGGTTTAGGAGCTGAGATTGCCCAATACTACTCAAGAGTTGCTACAGATCAATGTCCGTTGCCAAAAGAAGCACAACAGTTTGCGTGGCTGGATCTGAATACCCATCTCGGTCTGGAATACTGGACTGCAATGAATCTTGCCGGAGATTATGCTTCTGCCTGTCATGATGATATTCACAGAAGGCTTGTAAGAACCGTGGGAGGAAGAGTAAGGGCAAGAATTGAGAATCATCACAATTTTGCATGGAAGGAAATTCATAATGGAAAAGAAGTGATTGTTCACAGAAAAGGAGCAACACCTGCCAACGAAAATGAATTGGGAATGATTCCCGGATCTATGACGGCAAAAGGTTTTATCGTTCGCGGGAAAGGAAATCCTGATGCGCTGAATTCAGCATCACATGGAGCGGGAAGAGCCCATTCAAGAGGAGAGTGCAGAAATCTTTTCACACAGAATGATATCAAAAAAGAGCTGAAACTGAAGAAAGTCACTTTGATGGGTGGTAACACAGAAGAAGCACCAATGGCTTACAAAGATATTAATGAAGTCATGAATGCACAGAGTGAATTGGTAGACATCCTCGGAACATTTCAACCCAGAATTGTGAGAATGGACAAGTAA
- the prfH gene encoding peptide chain release factor H, whose translation MEKLIQITSGRGPLECQWVTAKVLKVFLEEIKNNTIEYEIIHRENGDENLTLKSVTLLLKAKDLTVFLKTWLGSICWTGKSTFRKLHKRSNWFIGVFELEGLEKINFNERDIQFQTTRSQGSGGQNVNKVNTAVRAVHLPTGESVFAQDSRSQLENKKLAIMRLKEKVAGIYIRQLEKRMQDTWNNHLQVQRGNPVRTFSGTDFKKNHQDKTFKKQRNILKKELKNDRNDLN comes from the coding sequence ATGGAAAAACTCATACAAATAACCTCAGGACGAGGACCTTTAGAATGCCAGTGGGTCACCGCTAAAGTACTGAAGGTCTTCCTTGAGGAAATCAAAAATAATACAATAGAGTACGAAATCATCCACCGTGAAAACGGCGATGAAAATCTGACCCTCAAGTCGGTAACCCTTCTTTTGAAAGCAAAAGATCTGACTGTATTTTTAAAAACGTGGTTAGGAAGCATATGCTGGACCGGAAAAAGTACATTCAGGAAACTCCACAAAAGAAGCAACTGGTTTATTGGTGTTTTTGAACTGGAAGGTCTGGAGAAAATCAATTTCAATGAAAGAGATATTCAGTTCCAGACTACGAGAAGCCAGGGAAGCGGCGGGCAGAATGTAAATAAAGTAAACACGGCTGTCCGTGCCGTTCACCTGCCAACAGGAGAAAGTGTATTCGCCCAGGATTCGCGGTCACAACTGGAGAATAAAAAGCTTGCGATTATGCGACTGAAAGAAAAGGTGGCCGGAATTTATATCAGGCAGCTTGAAAAAAGGATGCAGGACACCTGGAACAATCATCTGCAGGTACAGAGAGGAAATCCGGTCCGGACATTTTCCGGAACAGATTTTAAAAAGAATCATCAGGATAAAACCTTTAAAAAACAGAGGAATATCCTGAAAAAAGAATTAAAAAACGATAGAAATGACCTTAACTAA
- a CDS encoding tetratricopeptide repeat protein produces the protein MTLTKNKYYFEALDNYPYSLPDCLEALNYALSYDPEDADSLCLMGRIYSEMLADYEKAKTYFEEAMQCNITNLNTPQYYIKCLLDNEDLDEAEKLIKYALKIKGIDRARILIQKSLLLEIRLEYKKSLKLLKEAKKFSYDQAMSDFLKSRVKFVKTKMIHSEKKKKKGK, from the coding sequence ATGACCTTAACTAAAAATAAATATTATTTTGAAGCGCTGGACAATTATCCATACAGCCTTCCGGATTGTCTGGAAGCATTGAACTATGCGCTGTCTTATGATCCTGAAGATGCAGACAGTCTCTGTCTGATGGGAAGAATATACAGTGAAATGCTGGCCGATTACGAAAAAGCAAAAACGTATTTCGAAGAAGCCATGCAGTGTAATATCACTAATCTCAACACACCGCAATATTATATCAAATGCCTGTTGGATAACGAGGATCTTGACGAAGCTGAAAAATTGATCAAGTATGCCTTAAAAATCAAAGGAATAGACAGAGCAAGGATATTGATACAGAAATCGCTGTTACTTGAGATCAGATTGGAATATAAAAAATCGCTGAAACTATTAAAAGAGGCAAAGAAATTCAGTTATGATCAGGCTATGTCTGATTTTTTAAAAAGCAGAGTGAAATTTGTCAAAACTAAGATGATACACTCTGAAAAAAAGAAAAAGAAAGGAAAATAA